A single window of Bordetella genomosp. 11 DNA harbors:
- a CDS encoding MEKHLA domain-containing protein, with product MHRYEDPAFFQLLADSYERLLGQPLLPRPMTARDGARWLYEDAPFAVLAHNTDADPCFIYGNRAAQRRFEYSWDEILELPSRLSAEAPNREERARFLERVRRAGFETGYRGVRITKSGRRFMIEQATLWELRDDRGAVHGQAVVIPRTTDL from the coding sequence TTGCACCGGTATGAAGACCCGGCCTTTTTCCAGCTGCTGGCCGACAGCTACGAGCGACTGCTGGGGCAACCCCTCCTGCCCCGCCCCATGACGGCGCGAGACGGCGCGCGATGGTTGTACGAGGACGCGCCTTTCGCCGTCCTGGCGCATAACACCGATGCCGATCCATGTTTTATCTACGGCAACCGGGCGGCGCAGCGTCGCTTCGAATACAGCTGGGACGAGATCCTGGAACTCCCGTCGCGCCTGTCGGCCGAGGCGCCCAATCGGGAAGAACGCGCGCGTTTCCTCGAACGCGTGCGTCGCGCGGGCTTCGAAACCGGCTATCGCGGCGTGCGCATCACGAAGTCCGGCAGGCGGTTCATGATCGAGCAGGCCACGCTATGGGAATTGCGCGACGACCGCGGGGCCGTTCACGGCCAGGCTGTCGTCATACCCCGTACCACCGACCTGTGA
- a CDS encoding TssQ family T6SS-associated lipoprotein: MYTTARFAVLGLAAALAACSAPTTAPSPPAAPSQAAVDALARVRQSYQSGAYGDVIRTVATSDALATAPTDMRVESLKLQAFSYCVTGYRVLCEDDFTRILNLDPGFELSAAEIGHPLWGPAFRRAKAARGG, from the coding sequence ATGTACACCACCGCTCGTTTTGCCGTGCTGGGCCTGGCGGCAGCGCTCGCCGCATGTTCCGCCCCCACGACCGCCCCTTCCCCGCCCGCGGCGCCCAGCCAGGCTGCGGTAGACGCACTGGCCCGGGTACGCCAGAGCTATCAGTCGGGCGCCTACGGCGACGTCATCCGCACCGTGGCGACGTCCGACGCGTTGGCGACGGCCCCCACCGACATGCGCGTGGAATCCCTGAAGCTGCAAGCCTTCAGCTACTGCGTGACAGGCTATCGCGTGCTATGCGAGGATGATTTCACGCGGATCCTGAATCTCGATCCCGGTTTCGAACTCAGTGCCGCCGAGATCGGCCACCCGCTGTGGGGCCCGGCTTTTCGTCGCGCGAAAGCCGCGCGAGGCGGCTGA